From Rhodamnia argentea isolate NSW1041297 chromosome 10, ASM2092103v1, whole genome shotgun sequence, a single genomic window includes:
- the LOC115731654 gene encoding 14-3-3-like protein D isoform X3 encodes MDSSRESLVYVAKLAEQAERYEEMVDEMKKVAKLNVALTIEERNLLSVGYKNVVGARRASWRILTSIEQKEDARGNDISVKRIKDYRKKVESELSSICSDIMVVLDEHVIPSASDGESKVFYYKMKGDYYRYLAEFKAGDEKKEVAELSMKAYEMATSIAESDLPCTHPIRLGLALNFSVFYYEILNSAERACHIAKQAFDDAIAELDNLNEESYKDSTLIMQLLRDNLTLWTSDIEGDAQKVNGSAKLGMEEGE; translated from the exons ATGGACTCCTCCCGCGAGAGCCTAGTCTACGTTGCGAAGCTGGCGGAGCAAGCTGAGCGTTACGAGG AGATGGTGGACGAAATGAAGAAGGTTGCGAAGCTCAATGTTGCATTAACCATTGAAGAGAGAAACCTGCTGTCTGTTGGGTACAAAAATGTTGTTGGGGCTCGGAGGGCATCATGGAGGATTCTGACATCCATAGAGCAAAAGGAAGATGCAAGGGGGAACGATATCAGCGTGAAGCGAATCAAAGATTACAGGAAGAAGGTTGAATCAGAGCTATCCAGCATCTGCAGTGATATCATGGTTGTACTTGATGAGCATGTCATTCCTTCAGCATCAGACGGTGAATCCAAAGTTTTCTACTATAAGAT GAAAGGAGACTACTACCGTTATCTTGCAGAATTTAAGGCTGGTGACGAGAAGAAAGAGGTTGCTGAACTGTCAATGAAAGCGTATGAG ATGGCTACAAGTATTGCAGAGTCTGATTTGCCTTGTACACATCCCATCCGCCTTGGTTTGGCTTTGAATTTTTCGGTGTTTTACTATGAGATCCTCAACTCAGCTGAAAG GGCATGCCACATTGCAAAGCAAGCATTTGATGATGCAATAGCGGAACTTGACAACCTCAATGAGGAGTCTTACAAAGATAGCACTTTGATCATGCAACTTCTCAGGGACAATCTCACATTGTGGACCTCTGACATCGAAGGAG ATGCACAAAAGGTAAATGGCTCAGCTAAACTTGGTATGGAGGAAGGAGAG TGA
- the LOC115731654 gene encoding 14-3-3-like protein D isoform X4 produces the protein MDSSRESLVYVAKLAEQAERYEEMVDEMKKVAKLNVALTIEERNLLSVGYKNVVGARRASWRILTSIEQKEDARGNDISVKRIKDYRKKVESELSSICSDIMVVLDEHVIPSASDGESKVFYYKMKGDYYRYLAEFKAGDEKKEVAELSMKAYEMATSIAESDLPCTHPIRLGLALNFSVFYYEILNSAERACHIAKQAFDDAIAELDNLNEESYKDSTLIMQLLRDNLTLWTSDIEGDAQKVNGSAKLGMEEGE, from the exons ATGGACTCCTCCCGCGAGAGCCTAGTCTACGTTGCGAAGCTGGCGGAGCAAGCTGAGCGTTACGAGG AGATGGTGGACGAAATGAAGAAGGTTGCGAAGCTCAATGTTGCATTAACCATTGAAGAGAGAAACCTGCTGTCTGTTGGGTACAAAAATGTTGTTGGGGCTCGGAGGGCATCATGGAGGATTCTGACATCCATAGAGCAAAAGGAAGATGCAAGGGGGAACGATATCAGCGTGAAGCGAATCAAAGATTACAGGAAGAAGGTTGAATCAGAGCTATCCAGCATCTGCAGTGATATCATGGTTGTACTTGATGAGCATGTCATTCCTTCAGCATCAGACGGTGAATCCAAAGTTTTCTACTATAAGAT GAAAGGAGACTACTACCGTTATCTTGCAGAATTTAAGGCTGGTGACGAGAAGAAAGAGGTTGCTGAACTGTCAATGAAAGCGTATGAG ATGGCTACAAGTATTGCAGAGTCTGATTTGCCTTGTACACATCCCATCCGCCTTGGTTTGGCTTTGAATTTTTCGGTGTTTTACTATGAGATCCTCAACTCAGCTGAAAG GGCATGCCACATTGCAAAGCAAGCATTTGATGATGCAATAGCGGAACTTGACAACCTCAATGAGGAGTCTTACAAAGATAGCACTTTGATCATGCAACTTCTCAGGGACAATCTCACATTGTGGACCTCTGACATCGAAGGAG ATGCACAAAAGGTAAATGGCTCAGCTAAACTTGGTATGGAGGAAGGAGAG taA
- the LOC115731654 gene encoding 14-3-3-like protein D isoform X2, with the protein MDSSRESLVYVAKLAEQAERYEEMVDEMKKVAKLNVALTIEERNLLSVGYKNVVGARRASWRILTSIEQKEDARGNDISVKRIKDYRKKVESELSSICSDIMVVLDEHVIPSASDGESKVFYYKMKGDYYRYLAEFKAGDEKKEVAELSMKAYEMATSIAESDLPCTHPIRLGLALNFSVFYYEILNSAERACHIAKQAFDDAIAELDNLNEESYKDSTLIMQLLRDNLTLWTSDIEGEDAQKVNGSAKLGMEEGE; encoded by the exons ATGGACTCCTCCCGCGAGAGCCTAGTCTACGTTGCGAAGCTGGCGGAGCAAGCTGAGCGTTACGAGG AGATGGTGGACGAAATGAAGAAGGTTGCGAAGCTCAATGTTGCATTAACCATTGAAGAGAGAAACCTGCTGTCTGTTGGGTACAAAAATGTTGTTGGGGCTCGGAGGGCATCATGGAGGATTCTGACATCCATAGAGCAAAAGGAAGATGCAAGGGGGAACGATATCAGCGTGAAGCGAATCAAAGATTACAGGAAGAAGGTTGAATCAGAGCTATCCAGCATCTGCAGTGATATCATGGTTGTACTTGATGAGCATGTCATTCCTTCAGCATCAGACGGTGAATCCAAAGTTTTCTACTATAAGAT GAAAGGAGACTACTACCGTTATCTTGCAGAATTTAAGGCTGGTGACGAGAAGAAAGAGGTTGCTGAACTGTCAATGAAAGCGTATGAG ATGGCTACAAGTATTGCAGAGTCTGATTTGCCTTGTACACATCCCATCCGCCTTGGTTTGGCTTTGAATTTTTCGGTGTTTTACTATGAGATCCTCAACTCAGCTGAAAG GGCATGCCACATTGCAAAGCAAGCATTTGATGATGCAATAGCGGAACTTGACAACCTCAATGAGGAGTCTTACAAAGATAGCACTTTGATCATGCAACTTCTCAGGGACAATCTCACATTGTGGACCTCTGACATCGAAGGAG AAGATGCACAAAAGGTAAATGGCTCAGCTAAACTTGGTATGGAGGAAGGAGAG taA
- the LOC115731654 gene encoding 14-3-3-like protein D isoform X1, giving the protein MDSSRESLVYVAKLAEQAERYEEMVDEMKKVAKLNVALTIEERNLLSVGYKNVVGARRASWRILTSIEQKEDARGNDISVKRIKDYRKKVESELSSICSDIMVVLDEHVIPSASDGESKVFYYKMKGDYYRYLAEFKAGDEKKEVAELSMKAYEMATSIAESDLPCTHPIRLGLALNFSVFYYEILNSAERACHIAKQAFDDAIAELDNLNEESYKDSTLIMQLLRDNLTLWTSDIEGEDAQKVNGSAKLGMEEGE; this is encoded by the exons ATGGACTCCTCCCGCGAGAGCCTAGTCTACGTTGCGAAGCTGGCGGAGCAAGCTGAGCGTTACGAGG AGATGGTGGACGAAATGAAGAAGGTTGCGAAGCTCAATGTTGCATTAACCATTGAAGAGAGAAACCTGCTGTCTGTTGGGTACAAAAATGTTGTTGGGGCTCGGAGGGCATCATGGAGGATTCTGACATCCATAGAGCAAAAGGAAGATGCAAGGGGGAACGATATCAGCGTGAAGCGAATCAAAGATTACAGGAAGAAGGTTGAATCAGAGCTATCCAGCATCTGCAGTGATATCATGGTTGTACTTGATGAGCATGTCATTCCTTCAGCATCAGACGGTGAATCCAAAGTTTTCTACTATAAGAT GAAAGGAGACTACTACCGTTATCTTGCAGAATTTAAGGCTGGTGACGAGAAGAAAGAGGTTGCTGAACTGTCAATGAAAGCGTATGAG ATGGCTACAAGTATTGCAGAGTCTGATTTGCCTTGTACACATCCCATCCGCCTTGGTTTGGCTTTGAATTTTTCGGTGTTTTACTATGAGATCCTCAACTCAGCTGAAAG GGCATGCCACATTGCAAAGCAAGCATTTGATGATGCAATAGCGGAACTTGACAACCTCAATGAGGAGTCTTACAAAGATAGCACTTTGATCATGCAACTTCTCAGGGACAATCTCACATTGTGGACCTCTGACATCGAAGGAG AAGATGCACAAAAGGTAAATGGCTCAGCTAAACTTGGTATGGAGGAAGGAGAG TGA
- the LOC115731680 gene encoding uncharacterized protein LOC115731680 isoform X1 has product MFKLTSVSSALSLPCLTSSKLMKKEGAIVKKGQEEGLKLAISLLQKFELPQGLLPLANVVEVGFVESTGYMWIVQQKKVEHQFKMINKLVSYDAEVKGYIEKGKIKKLKGVKAKELMLWPPVSEITADPPSGKIQFKSLAGITKSFPVEAFAAGQ; this is encoded by the exons ATGTTCAAGCTCACCTCGGTTTCCTCTGCCTTGTCTCTTCCATGCCTGACCTCATCAAAACTAATGA AGAAGGAAGGAGCCATCGTGAAGAAGGGCCAAGAAGAGGGGCTCAAACTGGCAATCTCTCTCCTGCAGAAGTTTGAACTCCCACAGGGGCTCCTCCCACTGGCCAACGTGGTGGAGGTTGGGTTTGTGGAAAGCACTGGGTACATGTGGATTGTCCAGCAAAAGAAGGTTGAACATCAGTTCAAGATGATAAACAAGCTGGTGAGCTATGACGCCGAGGTGAAGGGCTACATCGAGAAGGGCAAGATCAAGAAGCTCAAGGGTGTGAAGGCCAAGGAGCTCATGCTGTGGCCGCCGGTGTCGGAGATCACCGCCGACCCTCCATCCGGGAAGATCCAATTCAAGAGCCTCGCCGGGATCACCAAGAGCTTCCCTGTTGAGGCATTTGCTGCTGGCCAGTGA
- the LOC115731680 gene encoding uncharacterized protein LOC115731680 isoform X2 — protein MPDLIKTNDCSTMAEKEGAIVKKGQEEGLKLAISLLQKFELPQGLLPLANVVEVGFVESTGYMWIVQQKKVEHQFKMINKLVSYDAEVKGYIEKGKIKKLKGVKAKELMLWPPVSEITADPPSGKIQFKSLAGITKSFPVEAFAAGQ, from the exons ATGCCTGACCTCATCAAAACTAATGA TTGTTCTACAATGGCCGAGAAGGAAGGAGCCATCGTGAAGAAGGGCCAAGAAGAGGGGCTCAAACTGGCAATCTCTCTCCTGCAGAAGTTTGAACTCCCACAGGGGCTCCTCCCACTGGCCAACGTGGTGGAGGTTGGGTTTGTGGAAAGCACTGGGTACATGTGGATTGTCCAGCAAAAGAAGGTTGAACATCAGTTCAAGATGATAAACAAGCTGGTGAGCTATGACGCCGAGGTGAAGGGCTACATCGAGAAGGGCAAGATCAAGAAGCTCAAGGGTGTGAAGGCCAAGGAGCTCATGCTGTGGCCGCCGGTGTCGGAGATCACCGCCGACCCTCCATCCGGGAAGATCCAATTCAAGAGCCTCGCCGGGATCACCAAGAGCTTCCCTGTTGAGGCATTTGCTGCTGGCCAGTGA